The Pontibacter pudoricolor genome contains a region encoding:
- a CDS encoding nucleotidyltransferase family protein: MNLIEKNIVAISKLCASHKVERLFVFGSVLTDKFSEQSDVDFIVKFGEIDLSLYFDNYMNLKEV, translated from the coding sequence ATGAACCTGATCGAAAAAAATATAGTGGCAATTTCTAAGCTTTGTGCGTCTCATAAAGTGGAACGGCTGTTCGTATTTGGGTCTGTACTGACTGATAAGTTCAGTGAGCAAAGTGATGTAGACTTTATAGTTAAGTTCGGTGAAATTGATTTGTCTCTTTACTTTGATAATTACATGAATCTGAAAGAGGTTTAG